ATGGGGGCTGCTTTGCGTGTCCCGCCGCCAGAATGGAAACGCTCAACGACGGCGCCAGCGTGCACGGGCTGAATATCGACGATATCCTTGAAGAGCTGAACGCCGCCGCGGAATAAATCAGTCAGGTTTTTTTCAAGCCCGGGGCCGGACGAAACATAATAAAAACACAAGGGGCCGAAAGAGTGACCGGCTCCTTCATCTTCTTTTAGCGAGCATCTTTTCCCTCGGGCAGATCGAGAAAAACATATGTTCCCTGTGAATACGCAACCGGCGGCTTATCCCCGATTATTTGCCGTGTTCACCGTTTTCATTCCCACGGGGATCCCTCCGACACCTGCATGAGAGGAATTTTATTTTTTCGTTGCATCTTTCCTAGTAAAGACCGCGTCATCCAGGAACGCGTTGAGGCTTCCCGTTCGGTATCCATCCAGATCCAGCGAGACATAGAGAAACCCCGCCTCCTTGAGCCGCCGGGAGATCTCCGTGGCCACGTCGCGGCGGAGGGCCCGGTCCATCTCGCCCGTTGCGATTTCCACCCGGGCCGCGTCCCCGTGACTGCGGACGCGATACTGCACAAATCCCATTTCGGAAAGATGTGCCTCGGCCTTCCTGACCCGCTCAACCCCCTCGGGAGTGATCCGCTCGCCGTAGGGAAACCGCGAGGCGTAACATGCTTTCGCCGGACGATCGCCCCCCTCGATACCGAGCATTCGCGATAACGCACGAATGTCTTTCTTTGTAAGGCCCGCCTCCCACAGCGGCGAGACGACCTTCAGCTCCCCAAGTGCCCGGATGCCCGGACGATAATCGCCCGGATCGTCCGCATTGGTACCGTCCATGACAACATGAAACCCTTCTCTCCGTGCGGCATCTAATACATATCCAAAGAGACGCAGCTTGCAGATATAGCATCGATCCGGCCCGTTTCTGACCAGATCATCGATGGAGAACGGGTCAAAAAAAATCTCCCGGTGTGTCACTCCCAAAAGTTCGGCCTCTTCTGCGGCGCGTCCGGTCTCATCGGGATCGAAGAACGGTCCTGTGGCGGTATATGCAACGATATTGTCATCCAGCGCCTCCCGGGCGGCATGCAGCAGCAGGAGGGAATCAACGCCACCGGATACTGCGAGGGTCGCGGCCTCATGCGGGCGAATGCATGCGATGAGCCGTGTATATTTCGTTTTGTCCGTTTCGGTAGACGTCATACTTCACCCGCAGGGCAATATGTCTGGCACACATGTAAAAATATGTTATCATAAAGGCATGGTAAATGATATGATGTGAATCGCTTCGGAAAACCCACCGGATTTTCCGTGTCCCCGTATATTCTCAAAAAAGAAAGATACTCGCAATGAAAAGACCTTTTCAACCGATGCTTTTTATACTGATCGCTTTTATTTTATTTTTCGTTATCGTCGTCCTCCCGGGTTGTCTCGATTCGGGGCGTGCCGACATCCCCTCCGTGGGGAATCCGGCCCCGGACTTCACCCTTACCAGTATCAACGGCACAAAGGTGACCCTCTCGGATTATCAGGGCCGTGTCGTACTCCTCAACTTCTGGGCTTCCTGGTGTTCCCCCTGCAGGTCCGAGATGCCGTCGATGGAACGCCTCCACCAAACATTGGGTGACGAGGATTTCGTGATCATCGCGATCAACATAGACGGCGGAGTGACGGACAAGGTCAGGGAATTTATCACGCAAAACGGATACACGTTTGAAATACTCCACGACAAAGACCAGATCGTGGCGGAACCCTATGGAGTGCGGGCCATTCCCACAAGCTATATCATCGATAAAAACGGCACCGTGGTGGAGATTTCCCGTGGCGCGGAAGACTGGAACTCCGAGAGGCGCCTCTCTCAATTCAGGGATCTCATGGCCCAATAACACCAATCAAGTCCATACGCCGGGTTCCGGATATACGGTATATACAAAAAAACATCACACAAAAACACACGGGAGAAACCGACCCATGAAAAACAGAATCAGCTACATTGGGGCGATTCTTGCCTTGACGACGGTCTTCATCTTCGGATCCGCCGTGCTGCAGGTCCGGGCGGCGGATTGTCCGCGAGTCGGTGACGCCGCCCCCGAATTCACCATCGAGACCCTGGACGGAAAGACCGTGAGCCTCTCGGATTATCGGGGCAAGGTGGTTTTTCTGAATTTCTGGGCCTCCTGGTGCCCCCCCTGCAAGGCGGAGATGCCCTCCATTGAAAGCCTGAAAGACAAGATGGCCGGCTGCGACTTTGTGATTCTGGCCGTCAGTGTTGACTCCGGAAACCAGGAAAAGATCGTCAGCAAGGTACAGAACTATATTGACGACAACGGCTTCACGTTCGAGGTGCTCATCGACAATGAACAGACACTGGCACGGGACTACGGCGTGACCTCCGTTCCGACCACCTTCATCCTGGATGAATCGGGCGAGGTCGTTGAGGTTTCCCGGGGCGCTGAATACTGGGATGATGATGCACGTCTTGTGCAGTTTCGAGACCTCTCGCCCACATGCGGCGGGGAACTGTCGGATAAGGAGAAATGATCGTCGGGACTATTGCGGACATCGATGCCCGACCCGCGACGACACGACCCACACACACTGGTCCAGGCTGATGTATGGAAGAATTCGCCCTTGAGCTGATGCAGACCAACGCGGTGTTTCTGGTCTACGTTATGCTCTTTCTCGGTTCCGGCATCGAATATATCTTTCCCCCGTTCCCGGGAGACACCGTGCTGTTGTTCGGGGCGTTTCTCTCCGGCCTGGGGGATATCCCCCTCATCTGGACCTTCACCGCCGCAACGGCGGGAAGCTTCCTGGGATCCATGGGCATCTATGCATTCGGGGTCACCAAGGGGCGTAAGTATTTTCTCAAAAAGAACCTCCGCTTCTTCGACGCCGCCCGGGTCCAGTCTTTGGAAAACATATATCGTCGCAGGGGCGGCGCCATCATTATCGTCAACCGCTTCATCCCCGCGTTTCGAACCTTTTTCTTCATCGCAGCGGGCATCGCTAAAATGCCGCCGGTCAGGGTAGCCGTCTACAGCTTTATCAGCATACTGCTCTGGAATCTCCTCATCGCCGGTCTCGGATATCGCGCCGGGTCCGACTGGGACGTCCTGAAGGGATATCTGGATACCTATTCACGGGCCGTGCTGGCGGGGCTGGCGGTCCTCACGCTGGGGTATGTTGTCTACCGGTTGATTCGCAGAAAAAGGGACGCGAAAAAGTCTGAAAATACCGTGAACTCCGATACAGAACAGGAGAGGAGTCGATCATGAAATTTGTCTCCGTCAAGAGGGACGCCGTCTTTCACGATCCCTTTAACGAATTCAAGAAGACCTCCCGCACAACCGACATCCGCATAGATCCCCTCACGGGAAAGACCAGCCGCATTATCTATTTCCCGGTGACTCTGCCGCCGCCGCCCGATCCCACGCCCTTGGCCGAAGCCACTCAACCCTTTTGCCCCTTCTGCAAGCCGGGTGTCTATGAAAAGACGCCCCGGTTTCCCGAAGAGATCGTACCCGAGGGCCGCATCGAGCGGGGGGATTCACTCCTCTTCCCCAACGCCTTCCCCTATGACGCCCACAGCGCCGTGGCGGTGGTGGGGGACGATCATTATACCCCCATAGACGCCTTCCGGCCCGAAACCCTGACCAATGCCTTTGCTGCGTCCGTCGACTATATCAGACATGTCGCCGAATACGAAGATTCGGCCGTCTATCACTCCATCAGTATGAATTACATGCCCACCGCCGGAGGGAGCATCATCCACCCCCACATCCAGGTGATCGCCGGAGATATCCCCACCACCTACCAGCGGGAGTTCACCCTGGCCGCGCGGAAGTACCGGGAGGAGGAGGGCGCCTTCTTCTTCGACGATCTGGTCAGACTGGAGAAGGAGGCGGGGGTGCGCTTCATCGACGCGGGAGACGGCGTCACGTGGCTGTCATCCTTCGCGCCCAAGGGCATCGCCGAATTCCTGGCGGTGTTCGAATCAAAAGAGCCCCTGATATCCCTCGACTCCAATGCCATGGTGGCCTTCTGCCGGGGGGTGACCCGTATCCTCGCCTATCTCGGCTCCCGCAACTTCGCCTCGTTCAACCTGGCCCTCTATTCGGCGATCAATCAGGATTCACCCTACCCCACCCATGCCCGGGTGGTGCCCCGCACAACACTGCCGCCCATGGGCGCCAGCGATATCAACTACCTGGAGCTGCTGCACGACGAGGTGCTGACCATCATCACGCCCGAAGACGCCGCCGCCGAGGTGAAGGGCTTTTTCTCCTGATATAAAAGGCGTCTCGGGGGGATACGCCGCACCGGTGTATCTCTGGATGCCGGCGGGTACGGTCCTTACCGCCCCTGTTGGATTCGCCCGGTTCGCCCCGGTATTTCTCTTGAAACTCCTGTTTGGCTTTTTGACGATCGAGGAGATTTCGGCACTCACGGGACGTTGATAGCTTCATACGAACGGCCGACCCCCACTACGGGGATCGGCCGTTTTTTTACGCGACCTCTCTCTCGATCTACATCGGATTTTCCCTGGCCCGCTCGATGAGACTGTCAATGTCGTCCCCCGTGGCGTACTGGCTGGATCCGGTGATGACCGTGAATCGCTCGGGCAACACCAGTCCGGAATCATCTCTGATAATCCGTTCGAGTTTTTCGGCGACCATTGTGGTGTCGCCCTCATTCGCATTGGGCAGCAGCATCAGAAACTCCACAGGCCCCAGCCGCCCGGATACGTCGCCCCTGCGGGTGTTCATTCGAATAAGATATCCGATTCTCTGGATGACCTCTTGCAGCTTCTTGTCCCCGAATCTCTTTCTGATCTTGTCGCTGTTTTGAAGGACAACCATCACCACGCCCAGGGGTGCATCGTAGCGCCTCGAATTTTCCAGCTTTACCTCGAAGAACTCCAGGATTTTTTCCCGGGTGTAGAGGCCGGTCAGGATATCCACCGGAATGATGCGCTGAATATCCCGCTTGAGCTCTTCGCTTTCCAGTCTCGGTCGATCGTCACTCATCACCTCCACAAGTCCGATCATCCTTCCCTCTGCATCTTTCGCCGGCAGCACCCGCACCATGACCGGGATGACATCGCCGTTCTTCCCTCGGAAGTAGAGATGTTCGTTATATATCTCCCCAGTGGTGAGGACATGATCCAGCGGACATGCGGTATCACAGAGACGCTTCCCGGACTTGTCGGTATGTTCCTCCGTAAAGTCACCGCAAAAACGGCCTAGAATGTCTTCGGAGACACATCCGGTCAACCGCTCGCCGAAGGGATTGATATACAGGATTCTTTTATCGCAATCGAGAAAGCGCACACTTTCCCTGAGATCGTCGACCAGCGTCGAGAAAAAGGTCCTGTCCATGTTTTTATCGTCCCGTTTCATGAGGCGCAACTCCCGCAATTATTTCACAGAGAGGGTTCTCATCCTGTTGATGGCGCCGGCCACTTCGAATATCCTGGGTTGTGCCAGATTCCCCGTTCGATAGGGCGTCAGGTCGTCCAACCCTCTCTCTTCCATGTCCCGGTATACCTCCCGGACTCCTTCGGACAGCTTCAAGCCGCGGGTGGCGTAGCGGGTGGCGTAGCGATGAATGATGTTTCCGATGGCCCGGGTCTGGCTCTCGTCCACAAGCTGGGACAACCCCGATAGGTCGATGTCCTCCCGCCCGTAGAGAATTTTATACAATCCCTTTGCGTCTATCTTCACATCCCGCTTGCCCCGGCTCGGATCGAAGCCGTCGGGCACCGGGGTGCGCTGTGTGATCTCACCGAAGGCCTCACCCCCCTCATCGGTCCGGGCGGCCCTGTGTCTTGCAGCCACCTCCGCCGCCCGGTCGGTGACATCTTCGGGCAGATAGTTCTCCATGGCGATGACCGTATCGGCCACATCGAAGTAGTCCCCGCTCCCTCCCATTACCAGGACCGTGGAGACACCAAAGTCGCTGTGGAGCTTTTTGACTTTATCGACAAACGGCGTGATGGGCTCCTTCTCCTTGCTGATGAGCTCCTGCATCCGCTCGTCCCGGATCATGAAGTTTGTGGCAGAGGTGTCCTCGTCAATCAGAAGCACCCTCGCCCCCATTTCCAATGATTCGATGATATTGGCGGCCTGGGACGTGGAGCCGCTGGCGTTGTCGGTGGAGAATGCGCTCGTATCCCTCCCGTAGGGAAGATTGGTGATGAACGGGCTGATGTTCACTCGCTCGATGTACCGCCCGTCCTCGGCCCGAATCTTGACCGCCCCGGGATCCGTCACCACAAGCTCCCTGCCGTCTCCGGGAACATGGGGATACACCCCCCGCTCCAGCGCCACAAGGAGGGTTGACTTGCCGTGAAATCCCCCCCCCACAATCAGCGTCACCCCCCGGGGGATGCCCATACCGATGACACTCCCCCGGTGGGGGAGGTCCACCGAGACCCTGAGGGACTCGGGGGATTGAAAGGGGATCGCGCCGCTCGTCAGGGGGCGGTCGTCCACGCCGCTTCGCCGGGGGAGGATGGAGCCGTTCCCCACGAAGGCGACCAACCCCATCTCCCCGAGGCGCTCTCTGAGGACTTCCTGGTCCTCAACGGCGTCGACGTGTTCCCGAAACGCCCGCTCATCGACGGGGCCCACCCGCAAGGACGCCTCCACCACCCGGGGGATCTCCTCGAAAAATATCGACAGCGCCTCGTTTCCCAGGATCGTCCTTCCCGCGGCGGGAAGGCCCACCACGAAACGCACCTGGACGGAGTCTTCATCTATGACACAGGAGTTTCTCGGCAGCACCTCCTGCCCTGGCCGATCGATGCCCACCAGACCGCTCTTTCCCATTCCCCTGCCGCCCCGGACGATCCGCTTTGCGGCGTCGGAGAAGCATCTGGTCAAAAAATCGGCCGCGGCCGTCACACGAATCCGGTTCGAAAACAGATCCTGTGAAAACCGGGTGGCCTGTCGCTTTGTAATCACGCACACGCGGGAGGGCGCGGCGAAGGGATCGCCCTGGACATGGTCGACGGCCAGGACATATCCCCCAAAATCGTATACGCCGAAAATGTCCTTGTACGCCTTGTAGCCCTTTCGGTCGATGCGCTTCAGCGTTCGAGACAGGTCGTCCTTTTGTTTCACCAGATTTTTTTCTCCGGTCCCCTGTTGCAAAATACCCTAATTTTACGATATGATACCATTTTAAATCCGGTGATGACAACCCTTTATTCCAAACGAAAAAACATGAATACGGCGGAACGTATTATAAAGGCGCTCTCTTCCCGGGCTGTGAACGATGAGATCACAGATATCACCATCGGGAGGATATATGCGGCGGTGACGCTGAAATCGGGCGGCTTCGGCGTCGCCCATCTCGAGGGCGCCCACGGCACGCACCGGGCGTCCCCGCAACCCGATGCCGAAAATGGGGTAGGAGACCTGACCGATATGCTCTTTCGCCTGGGGGATGCAAAACCCCTCGCGTCCGCCCTGGGGTGCGCCGCGGCGGCGGCTTTGGCGGCAGCGGACATCGGCCCCCTCCCCGAGGGCGACGTGCTCGATCGGCTGGCGGTCTCCGACGGGGACCGGGTGGTGATGGTGGGGGGATTCCCGATTGAGGAGGCACTCCGGGAGCGGGGGGCCGCCCTCTCGGTATACGATCGGAGCCGGGGACTCGGAGACATGGACGAGCTCCCGACAAAACTCCACGATGCCGATCTGGTCATTGTCACCGCCACGGCGATCATCAACAACACCATCGATGACATTCTAAAACAAATCCGCCGCGCCAGAGAAACGGTGATCCTGGGGCCGTCCACCATTCTCGCGCCCGAGGCGTTCCGATACACCCCCGTCACCCGACTTTTCGGGGTCGTTTTCCGGGACGCATCCGCCTCCAGGCAGGCCATAGCCGACGGGGGGGGGACCAGGTCCTTCATTCGGTACGCGAAAAAGGTGGAGGCCGCCGTTCCCGGATAAAGAAACCGACAGGACTTTTGAGGGACGCGCCGACCGGCGACGTCTCAATACCACCGATACTCAAGAAAGGAAGAGACGGGCACCCCGGCGAGGGCCGCCGCGTTCGGGACGCCGACGCCGATTCCACGATAGGAGATGTTTAATGCTGACCATCCGACCGGCGCGTCCGGACGACGCCGAAACCATCATCGAACTAATCAGGGAACTCGCCGAATATGTAAAGGATACGGACACAATCGATATCACGACTGAAGATATCATCCGATACGGCTTCGAAGATAATCCGATTTTTCATTGCCTGATATGCCTAAAAAACGACGTTCCGACGGGATTCGCACTCTACTTCTACACCTTCTCCCCGTTAAAGGGAAAACCGGTGATATTTCTGGAGTGTTTCTACATCTGTCCCGAGTACCGCCGACAGGGCATCGGTAGGGCACTGATGACCCGGATGGCCGAAACCGCACTACGGGACGGATGCGTCTGTTTCGAGTGGATCGTCCCGGACTGGAACACGCCGGCCATTGATTTTTACCGGTCCCTAGGGGGATATCACCTCCCCGGAATGGTGCCCTACCGCATGGATTCCGGGGATATAACGGCTCTCGTAAAAAGGAGCGAATCCGATAAAAAGTAGTCGAGCAACGGCTCCATTATGTTTGCGGGAATTCGATACATCCGTCATACCTATTCCATAACGGGAGTAACACCATGCTGACCATCCGACCGGCGCGTCCGGACGACGCTGAAACCATCATCGAGCTGATCAGGGGGCTCGCCGAATACGAGAAGGAACCAGACGCAGTCAGGACTTCCACGGAAGATATCATCCGATACGGCTTCGGAGAGAAGCCTGTATTTCACTGCCTGATGTGCCTGTGGAACGACGTCCCGGCGGGATTCGCTCTCTATTTTTATACCTACTCCACATGGGAGGGGAAACCGGGGCTATTTCTGGAGGACATTTTCATTCGTCCCGAGTATCGACGACACGGCATCGGCAAGGCGATAATGATCCGACTGGCGGAAATCGCCGTGCGGGAGGGATGCGCCCGGTTTGAGTGGAACGTCCTGGACTGGAATACGCCGGCCATCAGGTTCTACGAGTCCCTGGGAGGATATCACCTCTCCGAATGGCTCCCCTACCGCATGAACCCCGAGGATGTGAAAGCCCTTGCAGAAAAGGCCGGTCCCGACAGTAAGTAACCGGGGAACGCACCTCCATTCTGCTTGTGGAACCCCAATAAATCCGATATAATAAGTGGCGGTTTTTCCAGCTCATCCGCCGCGGCCGATCGATCGGCGGGGGAATCGCCTCTATCCGGAGATGCTATGGAACTCAACTATTTCAAGCTCGCGTGGTGGTTCCTGAAATATCGCCTGCTCTATCCCCTGTTCAAAAGCAGATCGATGTACTTCTCTGAGCCGAACGTGATCTACGGCCTGACCGATCACCCCATGGATAGGAACGGAGCGCCGGTAAACGACATCTTCTCACTGCCCCGAAAGCTCTTTTCCCGCACCCCCCGATCAGTCTTGAATGTATACCTCTTGGACAAGGAGAAAAATTCGTTTCTCTTCCGGGCCAGGGCGTATAATATCTTCAACCGAAAGCTGGGCGTCTGGCACGTTGAATACAACACGGGGCCGGATGAAAAATATACCGAATGCGCCCTGCGCATCGACCTCTTGACTCCAGATTCGTATCGCCTGCGCCTGGCCCAGGGCCGACAGGTACCCGCGCACAACACCCCCATGATATCCGGAGACTCCCTGGACAACGGATACGATGAAGACATCGGCACGGGCCTGAAAAACAGGAGGAAGAGTGATTTCGAGGCGATCTATGCCGACGAGGACGACCGCTACGTCATCTCCACCGAATCGCTGACACTTCATGTCTATAAGGAATCCTTTCGCGTTGAAGTTTTCGACGCCGTCGGAGACCTCGTCGCCCGGACCGGCAGCCGCAGTCACAATGAATTTCCGAACGCCAACGATGCGTTTCCCCTGGGTTTTGTTGAAAATCGCCTTCCCAAAAAACGCCTGGCGGTCGAAAACTTCGACCTCTTCCCGGGTGAAGCGATATTCGGCCTGGGGGAATACTTCGGCCCCCTCAATCGGGTGGGACAGACCGTCTCCCTGTGGCACCTGGACGCCACCGGAAATTCCTCCCCCCGTTCGTACAAGAG
This is a stretch of genomic DNA from Candidatus Zymogenaceae bacterium. It encodes these proteins:
- a CDS encoding DUF1858 domain-containing protein, with translation MSNDRKITADMSIFEVIEKYPETADVFRKHFHGGCFACPAARMETLNDGASVHGLNIDDILEELNAAAE
- the larE gene encoding ATP-dependent sacrificial sulfur transferase LarE, whose amino-acid sequence is MTSTETDKTKYTRLIACIRPHEAATLAVSGGVDSLLLLHAAREALDDNIVAYTATGPFFDPDETGRAAEEAELLGVTHREIFFDPFSIDDLVRNGPDRCYICKLRLFGYVLDAARREGFHVVMDGTNADDPGDYRPGIRALGELKVVSPLWEAGLTKKDIRALSRMLGIEGGDRPAKACYASRFPYGERITPEGVERVRKAEAHLSEMGFVQYRVRSHGDAARVEIATGEMDRALRRDVATEISRRLKEAGFLYVSLDLDGYRTGSLNAFLDDAVFTRKDATKK
- a CDS encoding TlpA family protein disulfide reductase — translated: MKRPFQPMLFILIAFILFFVIVVLPGCLDSGRADIPSVGNPAPDFTLTSINGTKVTLSDYQGRVVLLNFWASWCSPCRSEMPSMERLHQTLGDEDFVIIAINIDGGVTDKVREFITQNGYTFEILHDKDQIVAEPYGVRAIPTSYIIDKNGTVVEISRGAEDWNSERRLSQFRDLMAQ
- a CDS encoding TlpA family protein disulfide reductase; protein product: MKNRISYIGAILALTTVFIFGSAVLQVRAADCPRVGDAAPEFTIETLDGKTVSLSDYRGKVVFLNFWASWCPPCKAEMPSIESLKDKMAGCDFVILAVSVDSGNQEKIVSKVQNYIDDNGFTFEVLIDNEQTLARDYGVTSVPTTFILDESGEVVEVSRGAEYWDDDARLVQFRDLSPTCGGELSDKEK
- a CDS encoding DedA family protein is translated as MEEFALELMQTNAVFLVYVMLFLGSGIEYIFPPFPGDTVLLFGAFLSGLGDIPLIWTFTAATAGSFLGSMGIYAFGVTKGRKYFLKKNLRFFDAARVQSLENIYRRRGGAIIIVNRFIPAFRTFFFIAAGIAKMPPVRVAVYSFISILLWNLLIAGLGYRAGSDWDVLKGYLDTYSRAVLAGLAVLTLGYVVYRLIRRKRDAKKSENTVNSDTEQERSRS
- a CDS encoding diguanylate cyclase encodes the protein MKRDDKNMDRTFFSTLVDDLRESVRFLDCDKRILYINPFGERLTGCVSEDILGRFCGDFTEEHTDKSGKRLCDTACPLDHVLTTGEIYNEHLYFRGKNGDVIPVMVRVLPAKDAEGRMIGLVEVMSDDRPRLESEELKRDIQRIIPVDILTGLYTREKILEFFEVKLENSRRYDAPLGVVMVVLQNSDKIRKRFGDKKLQEVIQRIGYLIRMNTRRGDVSGRLGPVEFLMLLPNANEGDTTMVAEKLERIIRDDSGLVLPERFTVITGSSQYATGDDIDSLIERARENPM
- a CDS encoding ABC-ATPase domain-containing protein, with the translated sequence MKQKDDLSRTLKRIDRKGYKAYKDIFGVYDFGGYVLAVDHVQGDPFAAPSRVCVITKRQATRFSQDLFSNRIRVTAAADFLTRCFSDAAKRIVRGGRGMGKSGLVGIDRPGQEVLPRNSCVIDEDSVQVRFVVGLPAAGRTILGNEALSIFFEEIPRVVEASLRVGPVDERAFREHVDAVEDQEVLRERLGEMGLVAFVGNGSILPRRSGVDDRPLTSGAIPFQSPESLRVSVDLPHRGSVIGMGIPRGVTLIVGGGFHGKSTLLVALERGVYPHVPGDGRELVVTDPGAVKIRAEDGRYIERVNISPFITNLPYGRDTSAFSTDNASGSTSQAANIIESLEMGARVLLIDEDTSATNFMIRDERMQELISKEKEPITPFVDKVKKLHSDFGVSTVLVMGGSGDYFDVADTVIAMENYLPEDVTDRAAEVAARHRAARTDEGGEAFGEITQRTPVPDGFDPSRGKRDVKIDAKGLYKILYGREDIDLSGLSQLVDESQTRAIGNIIHRYATRYATRGLKLSEGVREVYRDMEERGLDDLTPYRTGNLAQPRIFEVAGAINRMRTLSVK
- a CDS encoding GNAT family N-acetyltransferase — its product is MLTIRPARPDDAETIIELIRELAEYVKDTDTIDITTEDIIRYGFEDNPIFHCLICLKNDVPTGFALYFYTFSPLKGKPVIFLECFYICPEYRRQGIGRALMTRMAETALRDGCVCFEWIVPDWNTPAIDFYRSLGGYHLPGMVPYRMDSGDITALVKRSESDKK
- a CDS encoding GNAT family N-acetyltransferase gives rise to the protein MLTIRPARPDDAETIIELIRGLAEYEKEPDAVRTSTEDIIRYGFGEKPVFHCLMCLWNDVPAGFALYFYTYSTWEGKPGLFLEDIFIRPEYRRHGIGKAIMIRLAEIAVREGCARFEWNVLDWNTPAIRFYESLGGYHLSEWLPYRMNPEDVKALAEKAGPDSK